The genomic interval CTCCTTAGCAACATCTAGGGTTGTGCCTGCGCCGCACATGGGGTCAATTACAACATCTCCTGGTCGTGTATATCGCTGCAATAGGTTCCAGATGATATAAGAAGGAGTGGCTCCCTTGTAGTTCTGGGCGTGTTCCTGTTCACGAAGATAGTGCTGGGAAGGAAAATCCCAAAGTGTCAATGTCTGCAACCGGATTTTTTTATTCATTAATTAACTAAGGTCTCTTGAAATGTATTGCGCTTGCTTTAAAATATTGAATGGTTAAAACAGGATGGGGGGTAGTTGTCATTTGTTTTTGAGCGGTCTTCCTGGTGGCAGCGTCTTTATTCTTCTCCCCAGGAGTTTTTCAAATTTCTTGATAAATCGGTCATCACCGCAAGGACGTCCCGTCATTGAACATTTCTTTATATTTTTAATGATTTGTTCGTAATCCTTTTCTCTTAAATATTCTGACCAATCTTCGATTTCGGCATTTAAATAGCAATCGTAAGATAAAATACCATCTCTCTTTTGGGTGACATGACTGTACGCGCTCGACCATTTATACCTATGTGGTTTTCTTACGATGCCGGCACGAACAGGGTTGTTTTCTATATGTCGGACAGCGGCGTATGTGTGTT from Candidatus Kuenenia stuttgartiensis carries:
- a CDS encoding transposase, coding for MARIARITVPRYPHYVTQRGNYQKPVFETEDDYEHYIQWLHEYAGEYSLKIWAYCLMPDHVHLVCVPAEKDSLSRALNLLHMRYSQYFNRKRNEKGHLWQGRFYSCILDKKHTYAAVRHIENNPVRAGIVRKPHRYKWSSAYSHVTQKRDGILSYDCYLNAEIEDWSEYLREKDYEQIIKNIKKCSMTGRPCGDDRFIKKFEKLLGRRIKTLPPGRPLKNK